GGGAATTAGAAGGCCTTGCGCTGATCTAAGGCTTTCATATTTTCTTTTTCTTTTATTATTTTATAGCCGCCCGGAAGCATGCCGGATCATAGCTCATTAATATCCCGTTTTTTAAAGACAGTTCTGTTGTAAATATTACATTATGAACATTATGAATAGATTTATATATACAGAGCTATATGCTATCATATAACACACAAAAAGTTATAGTTTCGGGGCTTAAATATACGTCAGATAGTATATTGAGAGTATTATCATAAGCCTTGACGCCGAAATCGATCGATAGCCAGAGAGAAAAATATTGTGAGGTCGGGGGCCTTAAGATACGATAGATAATGCAAGATTAGTGGAAGAAATTTTTCATCAGAAAGGCATTATAATACTAGCTGACCTGCTCGAAAACATATCACTTCCTTTTGCCGCCGTATATCCTGACGGGAGATTAGTGCTATGTAACAATGCGTTCTCCGCCCTTACCGGCTATACAAAAGAGGAATTAAGTAAGTTAAGGTTGTCCGGGGATTTTACGCCCGAGGAATGGCATGAACAGGACGAGGAATTGAGAAGGGTGCTACGCCTGACGGGGCGGACACAGAGATATGAAAAAGAATACCAGAGGAAAGATGGGAAAAGAGTCCCCGTCGAGCTATTTATGCACAGGGCGTGTGACGCTGATGGAAATCTCCTGTTCTATTATAGTTTTGTCCTTGACATAACAAAACGTAAACTGGCCGAGAAAGAGATCTGGGCGGTCTATCAAAGATTAATGGACATAATCGAGTTTTTACCCGACCCCACATTTGTCATTGACAAGGACAAAAAAGTGATCGCATGGAATAAAGCGATGGAAAACATGGTAGGGGTCGAAAAGAAAGACATAATCGGTAAAGGTGACTACTTTTACTCCATCCCGTTCTATGGAGAGAGAAGGCCGATATTGATAGACATTATCTTTAACAGTGACACGTCTATCGAGTCAAATTATAATTACCTTAAAAGATGCGGGAATATGATCTACGGAGAGACCTATATTCAAACCTTTGAGGGAAAAGGAGCCTATTTATGGGGAAAAGCTTCGCCGCTATATGACACGGACGGGAGCCTGGCCGGAGCCATCGAATCGATCAGGGACATCACGGACATAAAGTATGCGGAAGAAGAGCTCAGGAAGTCCAGGGACGAACTTGAAAAAAAGGTCCAGGAGCGAACGGCGGAGATCAGGAAAGCGAATGAAAAACTAATGGATGAGATAGCCGAACGCACCAGGGCGGAAGAAGCGTTAAGCGAGGCCAGGATGCAGGCCGAAATGTACATTGACCTTATGGGGCACGACATCAATAACATGAACCAGATAGGCATTGGATATATAGAGATGGCTCTTGAGACGTTTAACTTTGATGAAAACGCCAGGTCGATGATCTCAAAATCCCTTAACATATTAAATAATAGCTCTACTTTGATCAACAATGTCAGGAAGATCCAGCAGGCTAAAAACGGGCAACTTGAGCAGGAAATGATAGATGTTGGGAAGATGCTCGGTGAAGTAGCGATGGAATACTCCAGCATCCCGGGAAAATATGTCAACATTCATTACACACCCGTTTACGGGTGTGCAGTACAGGCCAACGAGCTTCTAAAGGATGTGTTCGCCAATATTGTGGAGAACGCGATAAAACACTCGTGTGAGCCTTTGGAAATACAAATAGAGATCACGATAACAAAAGTATGTTATCAGGATAAGGTATTTTACAGGATATCCATAAGTGATAACGGACCGGGCATAACTGATGAGATGAAAAAGACAATATTCGATCGTTTTAAGCGGGGGAACACAAAAGCTAAAGGCAGAGGTCTGGGCCTTTATCTCGTCAGGACTCTCGTGAACGATTTCCATGGCAAGGTATGGATCGAGGATAGAGTGCCGGGTAACAGCGATATGGGCAGTAAGTTCATTATAGAGCTGCCTGCCGCCGATAACTGATCGGGTATGATCAGCAGGATCCTGAAAAGTTTATAGAAATCGTATTTATTTCCCGGACGCGGGCAACATTACGATGAACTTGCAGCCTTTTGTATGGTCCCCTTTTATCCGGTCTTCCACCCATACTTTTCCATGATAGGTCTCTACCAGCGCCCTGACCAGATACAGGCCAAGCCCCCTGCCGCTCACGAACGTATTACCCCGGGAACTGCGTGTGAATAGCTTTGATTTCAGGTCATCGGGGATCCCGGGCCCGTTGTCTTCGATCGTGATCCGGCAGAACTCTCTTTCATCTTCGCTTACCATGTCCGCCCTTATATCTATATTAATAGGGCCGCCGGCATGTTTAATCGAGTTGCCGAGGATGTTGGAAAATATATCCTTTACAAGTTCGTTGGCCAGTACTGTGCACCCGCCATGTTGAAGGAAATTAATGGAGACTTTCCGGTCAGGTATGCTCAAGTACCGGGATATCGATTCATTCAAGATCACTGATATGTCGATCGGCTTGTTATGTAGATCGTCCGACTTTACGCGCTGAAGCTTTTCAACGTTCTCTATCAGGTCATTGCAGTTCATTATGCTTCCTATGGATTTCAAGATCATCGACCGGGACGTCTCGTCGATGCCCGGGCTGTCGAGCACATATTCAAGATAGCCGATGGCTATCTGGTTCATGTTATTGATGTCGTGCCCCATAAGGTCAACGTAAAGCTCTGCCTGTTCCTTGGCCTCTAACAGCTCTTCGTAGTACCTTTTTCTCTGGAGTATGTTCCACATGCCGCTCATCAAGAGCGTTAACTGCCTGATGTCAGAACTATCGTATGCTCTTTCCTTATTGGCCACGCCCGCGACGATCACGATACGGTCCCCGTCGAATATAGGGACGTTCATATGCCTGAAAAGATTTACATGGCCGTCAGGTACTCCCTTTTTGTAAGGACTGGGTG
The nucleotide sequence above comes from Methanooceanicella nereidis. Encoded proteins:
- a CDS encoding PAS domain S-box protein; the protein is MEEIFHQKGIIILADLLENISLPFAAVYPDGRLVLCNNAFSALTGYTKEELSKLRLSGDFTPEEWHEQDEELRRVLRLTGRTQRYEKEYQRKDGKRVPVELFMHRACDADGNLLFYYSFVLDITKRKLAEKEIWAVYQRLMDIIEFLPDPTFVIDKDKKVIAWNKAMENMVGVEKKDIIGKGDYFYSIPFYGERRPILIDIIFNSDTSIESNYNYLKRCGNMIYGETYIQTFEGKGAYLWGKASPLYDTDGSLAGAIESIRDITDIKYAEEELRKSRDELEKKVQERTAEIRKANEKLMDEIAERTRAEEALSEARMQAEMYIDLMGHDINNMNQIGIGYIEMALETFNFDENARSMISKSLNILNNSSTLINNVRKIQQAKNGQLEQEMIDVGKMLGEVAMEYSSIPGKYVNIHYTPVYGCAVQANELLKDVFANIVENAIKHSCEPLEIQIEITITKVCYQDKVFYRISISDNGPGITDEMKKTIFDRFKRGNTKAKGRGLGLYLVRTLVNDFHGKVWIEDRVPGNSDMGSKFIIELPAADN